The sequence below is a genomic window from Gossypium hirsutum isolate 1008001.06 chromosome A11, Gossypium_hirsutum_v2.1, whole genome shotgun sequence.
ctaaatttagcaaacaatttcttatctctcaaagtctgcaatacaGTTCTTAAGTGCTCGGTATGTTCAGACTTGTcttgagaataaatcagaatatcatcgttgagcacaaccacaaacttatctaaatatggtcggaagattctattcatcaagtccataaaaacaacaggtgcatttgTTCATCCAAAAGACATAAAAAGGAATTCACAGtgtccatacctcattctgaaagtgGTTTTCAACACATCTAACTCTTTGACTCTCAGCTGATAGTAGCCAAATCTTAAATCAATCTTCGCAAATACCGTTGCTCCTCTCAATTGATTGAACAAGTCATCTGATAAACCTCAATAGTAACATATTTCAATCCcgtgcttggcatatttttggatgaattatcgatttaggaatttgatgctcctaatcctttaatttcatgttttatatccaGATGAGCATAGGAACCCGAAAAGTGTAAGAAAAAGGCCAAAACGGACAAAATAGGTTTATTTCAGTGCTGCACACGGCCCAAAAACTTCCACACAGGTAATCCACGTGCCTGTGTTAGACACATGGgcagactacacgcccgtgtgtcatggccgtgtcgactaaAAACCATATCAAAATTGCAgacggcctgagcaccttcacacgggagTGGCACacggcgtgtccctgtcgagcccaagctaattctatttggaaaaggctaattttgggcattcgaaagtctatataaacaccctagaagaggatcaagGGGGACAGAGAGAGTAGAAGGCAGAGAATACTCGAAGACAGACATCAGAATCAGCTCAGaagcaggatctacttcaagatTAAAAATCTCCATTCAATTTGATTAGAAGCTCTTTgggtttatttatgtttttttgttttcccaattttgagatgttttcccccatcgttatgaactaaactccttaaatacctaagggagatgaaacctaagatagatattattattatttgaattatatgataaatactttttCTTACTCCTAATTATgcgttcttaattcttgctttaatatttcacGATACTAATTCAAGTTTGATGTGcatattcagtggagcaaaagtccctgcttaagagtagatctagcataattaagtagagttgaatgcaatcctagaCATAGGACGACGTAAATctgctggattagagtcaaattgatacgtgatattcgtgacaggttttaaatatttataatgaatcgttcttgaaactaactattatcacgatgaaggcaagtgttcCTATCGAGCAGTAGtgtagctttagcaagactggattatcaaacccaaaggaactaaaagtactagtatcaactttctttttattatctagcctaaaaaaaatgaaaagggttttgtttatctaactaattaattaaactaagaaatcacagaaaaaatttggggaaaatactttttggaaaactcgattgattaagacaatacctaaagaaaaatcctcctagacttcacttgttatttgactctgaatcggacaatttattcattcaatttgttccgtagagatctctaagttatattattatctctctcgagactaacaacgtctaaccctagtttgaataattgaaatctctttctaattaacggcCTAATTCGAAAAAatattgtcaccctatctctaggcacgcaaccaactccgcttaattatgacaaatttactcttagacagggtctattcctcctctaaataaaagcttaacttgaatcaatatcctggaatatcagataataataacaagattcgtcttagattttattccccttaggtatttaggggttttagttcatactaatggaAGAACACATCTCAAAaggataaaaataacaaaacataagaaaacccaaaactcctgggggaatttgaagggagatctttagtcttgatggtgaatctagCTTTTGATATGGATCGATCGGCTTTACTTGAGAAATTGCTTGCTTCCTTCTGTCTATCCCTCGTCTAAGTGCCTCCtccggtgtttaaataggctttggaatgcctaagagccctcaaaattggccttttccgaattggactaaacttgggctcggcagggacatgtcTGTGTGTGATTGCTTAAGgtcatggtcaaggctgttaaatgggcacgggcgtgtgatctacccgtgtaaatcATGCTTTGagcttgccaaagggacacggccatgtggtctgcccgtgtgaggaagttcaggccgtgttgattttatACGGTGGCccatttctctatttttggccatttctcgttcctttcactctcctatactcacctaagtattaaacatgaaattaatgcattaggagcatcgaattcaccaattttaaggaaatatcatccataaaatgtgctaagcatgggatagaaatatgtataaattacggtttatcaaatacccccacacttaagcatttgcttgtcctcaagcaaaatccttaactcataatgaaaataaattctcctcaacttataatttctatcgataataccTCAAAATAATTcgtaggtaatcatacattgaaaattcaactaaaagaacataaaagttcaaacattccaagttgagcattttatcatgaaaacataggtgtctcccctcatctaagtaattacctttgattcaaaatatcatagagttttacatcctcactaaagattcactcaaatcactcgagatgTTTAAGGGCAattaatgaagcactcaatagtcaataatgaaaagtcattaccatatgcttgcatgaaaatcaaatctccaccgctatatattgagatgaacatcaatcaaaaggtctttaaagggttgtaacgtggctttggttagggggtgtggtcacaagctgaaagaaaaggttagaatcgtgattgaattgaaaaatttgctaactagaaaaagtaattaaatatcgattgagtacaagtgagcttcttcccAGAAGATAGAATTTAGATACTGCGGCTCAACAAtaccgaattactactaatatgtaagtaaaattttcttttaagaacaagtcaaatacatataagagcaaaacatagctaagcaattagttcaaatcaaatctcgacaaaaatagggatcaaattaggggatttcaacaataatggtttatgggttaatattgagggtgaatcaatgaatgggttgttaggctcgaggaggttcactaagggttaattgtgaaggtaggcttttatggagtgagtgggttaaacctaaatgcctttatcattttgacatatcaaatcaaatggtgtggtcttgacatgcataatcaagcaagttctagaataacaattcaatactgatgaactcaaagcaacaataaaagtgagcatgaaagaaatgatagatgctctaaaggcttaaaatctcacaaaaatatggctttttgatgtttaaacctgtgaatttcaactcaaggtaatacctaaacttgggaaaaacaacctaaaagtttttaattcattaaaaatcaacttatcatgcttggttccctaatgtcttaaagtttaaacactcaatgcataaatacctatgttttaattcaagacatatcaataaaaatcataaattaattaaaattcattctaataatgatataagTGATTTacatgagaataagacacaattcaatgatttctaatgatgatataaaagacccccccacatttaagatgtacattgccctcaatgtaaaaaggtagatatattgaaaaagatagatttataatcataagatagggagagaagtgaaacttcctgaatgatgaatgaattccttgaactggagttttggagaataatcgacGTGAGAGTGgaagaggatactccggtggtgttagaggttcattagtccataagtcttgcACCAAatgaatattatatctggtggtacctacggtcgtggtcgagcaggacatggcagttgtggagaacctttcccagtggagtttttagttcctatgcgaggatgagctttggagctctttctgactgtgataaaatcaggaactctttaagaggtatactgaagcataattactcgtaatgaaacagtcgaagaataaaaattgtaaaaactcaggaTAAAATAGTactaaaaggaaataaaaaaataatttcaaaatattgagataaaaataaaataaaataaataataggtgtttgtAGATAAATTAGGGCACAAGGCCGTGGGGCACGCCTGTTTGCTCTAAGCTCAGCCCgtacattttgtaatttttgaaattaggcGCATTGGTGTACACGATCATGTTGCATGGTCGGGCCGATctccgttcgcttctcccacgcccgtgtttgCAGGCGCACGCCTGTGTTAAATTGACAGGTTTACCCATGGTTTTAAAACATGGGCGTGTTGCACGCTTGTGTTATTTTGGTAgtttcgcccacggccatgttgcacggccgtggctacttatcgcatcccgtgttggggaagaaATTCTTGCGCTATTTTCACAAGGCCTAAGGCACTCCCGTGTTGCATCCCGTGGTATGTGCACGGCCTACGACTCGCCCGTGtacttggccgtgtggttctgaaaagcctgtgttcaatgatttggttagtatgttagattttaaaaactaaaatttaaagaaagtaatattgttagtgctcgggttgcctctagagaagcgcttatttaaagtctaagctagaCTTTACCGTGTAAGTATACTCAAGGAGATTCATGGAGCCGTAGCTCCTCCCTATCATCTTTAAATTTCTCACTGTTGTAAGGTTTGAGgcgatgtccatttactttgaaagtaccttGCGATGGGTGACTTATTTCTACGATGCCGTATGGGAAAACTGTTTTGACTACGAACGGACCTGACCATCTTGATTTATGCTTCCCAGAgaacaatttgagtcttgagttatATAATAgtacaagatctccaacttcaaattgtttattttgttttaaccgAGCATCATGGCGTCGTTTCTttgcttccttgtatagtctggaattttcatatgcataggTTCCCCATTTGTCTAACTCGTTTAACTGCATCAACTtgttttcacctgcaagtttgggatcaaagtttagaaattttatagccagaatgctttgtgttctaactcaaatggtagatgTCAACTTTTTCCATAAATGAGTTTGTATGGTGATGTTCCTATGGGTgttttaaaagcagttctataagcccataatgcGTCAactactttcattgcccaatctttCCTATTTAATCCTACCGTCTTTTCTAGCATACGTTTAAGTTCTTGATTTGCCACTTCGAtttggccactagtttgagggtggtaAGAGGTAGCTGTTCGGTGgtaaactccatatttcttaaAGGTCTTTTCAAATTGGGCGTTACAGAAATCTTTCCCCCTATCGTTGGTGATtaatctaggtgttccaaatcgagagaaaagttttTAAGGAAACGTACCACTACTCTAGTATCATTTGCAGGAAGagcttgggcttcaacccatttagacttataatcaacagctactaagatgtatttatttctaaatgaactagggaatggacccatgaattCGATACCCCAAACataaaatatttcacatgaaagcttATATGTTTGAGGCATTTCATGACAGTTAGAGATAGTACCTGTCCTTTGGCATTTGTCACAACAAATAACATACCTGTTGACATCTTTGAATAAGATGGgctaataaaaacctgattcaagtattttatgtaCAGTCTTATttccactgtaatgtcctccagCTGGTCCTGTGTGGCCATGTTCCAAGATTTTTAACGCTTCTGTTCTTGTAACGCATCGCcgaatgacttgatctgcacatatacgaaaaagaaaaggatcttcccaaaagtagtttttcacatcagtaaagaatcatttcttttgctgatgtgtcaacccttttgggataacgtTCGCGGCTAAAAAATTCacgatgtctgcaaaccaaggtacctctcagtcaaaaatagcaaaaaattgttcttcagggaatgaatcatttatttccacttcatctagctctttagtacttgaattttcaagcctaGATAAATGATCAGCTACGAGATTTTTTACTCCTTTCAtatcttaaatttccaagtcaaattcctgcaataacaaaatccatcgaatgagtcgaggttttgcatcaatCTTAGTTAACAGGTAGCAAAGGgcagaatggtcagtataaacgacaactttagatagtattagatatggcctaaatttatcgaatgcaaaaaccacagctaacaattctttctccgtggtggtgtagttctcctgtgcggctgtcaaagttttgctagcataataaataGGTTGAAAGTGCTTGTCCCTTCGCTGTCCCagaactgcacctactgcaaagtcactcgcatcacacattagttcaaaaggtaaattccaatTAGGTGTTATTATAATTGGAAcattaatcaatttatcctttaaagtattaaatgcttctaaacattcctgaacAAAATTAAAGAGcatatctttttctagtaatttggtcaaaggcttagctcttttagaaaaatctttaataaatcttctataaaaccaagcatgtcctaaaaaacttctaatagccttaactgaactaggaggaggtaatttttcaatgatttcgactttagatttatcaacctcaatccctttactagaaattttatgtcctagcaCAATAACTTATTAAACcataaatgacatttttcccattaagtacaaggttcgtttcctcacatattattagaactcgttttaaatttttaaggcaaagatggaaagagttaccgaataccgagaaatcatctataaatacctccatgatatCTTCTACGAGTTTATCAAAGATGGCCATCATGCAGCGCTGGAacatagcaggagcattacataattcAAAGGGCATTCTTCGATAAacaaacgtaccgtatggacatgtgaatgtcattttttcctgatcttcaagagctattgggatttgaaaatagccAGATAGTCTATCTaagaagcagtagtacatgtgccctgaTAGTCTTTCCAAcattggtcaatgaatggcaaggggaagagatcttttctcgtggcatcatttagcttcctataatcaatgcaaactctccaacctgtgactgtcctAGTTGGAATtagttcattcttctcattggctaccacagtcatgcctcctttcttaggaacaacttgcactggacttacccaagaactgtcagaaataagataaataattccagcaactagaagtttaattacctcggctttAACAACTttcttcatgttggggttcagtcgtctttgagcttgcacacatggtttatattcatcttccattaaaattttgtgggtgcaaaaagaagggctgatccctttaatgtcagaaagtttccaagctatggccttttttatgttcttttaatatttggattaattcctcttgctccttgggttgcaagttagacgcaataataactggtaatgtagaattatttccaaggaatgcgtattccaagtgatttgggaattgtttgagttccagtttaggaggttcttcaatagagggtttttgcttaaaatcattGTTCCCTTCAATGTCCTCATATTCTGATTGTCTTTGGGAAGATTCATTGAAGTTTAGTTTAGCTTTTATTTTACCTATCTCAGAATCATTGTCATCTATCTCCTCTCCTTAGGCATGgcacagttccaacgtgtccttatgagtgatttcctgaaaagaatcttgagcaacacgatcaatagagtcaataaaataacatgagtcatcctgttccctagaaaatctcatggcatcataaattttaaaaacgatttcttcgtcacctactctaagtaccattttaccatcacccacatcaacaacagccctagcagtggctgaAAATGGACGCCCTAAGATTAAAGGAacttcaacatcttcatccatatCAAGCACAACGaagtcaacagggaatataaatttatctactatTATAAGTATgtcctctataatacccctaagatatttaacagatctatcagctagttgaatactcatcctagtgggtttaggttccctaagaccaagttgtttaaacattttatatggcatcaaattcaTACTAGCACCTAAATCAGTTTGTGCCTTATCAA
It includes:
- the LOC107958974 gene encoding uncharacterized protein; protein product: MATQDQLEDITVEIRLYIKYLNQVFISPSYSKMSTGENKLMQLNELDKWGTYAYENSRLYKEAKKRRHDARLKQNKQFEVGDLVLLYNSRLKLFSGKHKSRWSGPFVVKTVFPYGIVEISHPSQGTFKVNGHRLKPYNSEKFKDDREELRLHESP